The Mycetohabitans endofungorum genome contains a region encoding:
- a CDS encoding FmdB family zinc ribbon protein: protein MPIYAYRCESCGFKKDALQKLSDAPLSQCPECGRDTFRKQVTAAGFQLKGSGWYVTDFRGGNSGGNNQSEGGEGGASKAPAAKEAGSGSADGATSAGASTAPAAAGSATPSSNAGTSA from the coding sequence ATGCCGATCTATGCATATCGTTGCGAGTCCTGCGGCTTTAAGAAAGACGCGTTGCAAAAACTTAGCGATGCACCGCTGAGCCAGTGTCCCGAGTGCGGCCGCGACACGTTCCGCAAGCAGGTCACTGCAGCGGGATTCCAATTGAAAGGCTCCGGCTGGTACGTGACCGATTTCCGCGGCGGTAACTCGGGCGGCAATAACCAATCCGAGGGCGGGGAAGGCGGCGCGAGCAAGGCGCCCGCCGCGAAGGAGGCGGGCAGCGGCAGCGCGGACGGCGCGACCAGCGCCGGTGCGTCCACCGCACCGGCTGCGGCAGGCAGCGCGACGCCGTCGTCCAACGCGGGCACGTCTGCCTGA
- a CDS encoding DUF502 domain-containing protein: protein MKIKTTKKTLKNVFLTGLLVLVPLAITLWVLGLIIGTMDQTLLLLPEAWQPERVFGFRLPGLGAVLTLAFVFVVGLLTQNLIGQTLVNWWEKLLAHIPVVGPLYTSVKQVSDTLLSSSGNAFRKALLIEYPRKGSYTIGFLTGIPGGDVANHLNGDHVSVYVPTTPNPTSGFFLMVPKNEVVELDMTVDAALKYIVSMGVVAPVASPVPAVAPPRRPVEPLL, encoded by the coding sequence ATGAAAATCAAGACGACCAAGAAGACGCTGAAGAACGTATTTCTGACCGGGCTGCTGGTGCTCGTGCCACTGGCAATCACGCTGTGGGTGCTGGGGTTGATCATCGGCACGATGGACCAGACGCTGCTGTTGCTGCCCGAAGCGTGGCAGCCGGAGCGCGTGTTCGGCTTTCGCCTGCCCGGCCTGGGTGCGGTGCTGACGCTGGCGTTCGTTTTCGTGGTCGGCCTCTTGACTCAGAACCTGATCGGGCAGACGCTCGTCAACTGGTGGGAAAAGCTACTGGCTCATATTCCCGTCGTCGGTCCGTTGTACACGAGTGTCAAGCAGGTATCTGACACGCTGCTGTCGTCCAGCGGCAATGCGTTCCGCAAGGCGTTGCTGATCGAATATCCGCGCAAGGGCTCGTACACAATTGGCTTTCTGACCGGGATTCCAGGCGGTGACGTCGCTAACCACTTGAATGGCGATCATGTCAGCGTCTATGTACCGACCACGCCGAACCCTACGTCGGGCTTCTTCCTCATGGTGCCAAAAAACGAGGTGGTGGAGTTGGACATGACGGTGGATGCCGCGCTGAAGTACATCGTGTCAATGGGCGTGGTGGCCCCGGTTGCATCGCCGGTGCCGGCCGTTGCGCCGCCGCGCCGTCCCGTCGAGCCGCTGCTCTGA
- the aspS gene encoding aspartate--tRNA ligase produces the protein MSMRSEYCGRVTEKLLGQSVSLCGWVHRRRDHGGVIFIDLRDCEGLVQVVCDPDRPDMFKTAEGVRHEFCVRVVGIVRARPEGTLNANLTSGQIEVLCHELTVLNASVTPPFQLDDENLSETTRLTHRVLDLRRPQMQHNLRLRYRVAMESRKYLDEQGFIDIETPMLTKSTPEGARDYLVPSRVNAGMFFALPQSPQLFKQLLMVANFDRYYQITKCFRDEDLRADRQPEFTQIDCETSFLNEQEIRDLFEAMIRHVFKATINVELADPFPVMQHAEAMRRFGSDKPDLRVKLEFTELTDVMKDVDFKVFSTPANTKDGRVAALRVPNGAELTRGDIDGYTDFVRIYGAKGLAWIKVNEVAKGRDGLQSPIVKNLHDACIAAILERTGAQDGDILFFGADRAKVVNDSLSALRLKIGHSAFGRSAGLVEQGWKPLWVIDFPMFDYDDEDNRWVAAHHPFTSPKDEHLEYLEVDPGRCLAKAYDMVLNGWEIGGGSVRIHREDVQSKVFRALKIGPEEARAKFGFLLDALQYGAPPHGGIAFGLDRIVTMMAGADSIRDVIAFPKTQRAQCLLTQAPSEVDERQLRDLHIRLRNAEPVNA, from the coding sequence ATGTCGATGAGATCTGAATATTGTGGTCGGGTGACTGAAAAACTGCTGGGCCAATCGGTGTCGCTCTGCGGCTGGGTGCATCGGCGCCGCGACCATGGCGGTGTCATTTTCATCGACTTGCGCGACTGCGAGGGATTGGTGCAAGTGGTGTGCGACCCCGACCGGCCGGACATGTTTAAGACCGCCGAAGGGGTGCGCCATGAGTTCTGTGTGCGTGTGGTCGGCATCGTGCGGGCACGCCCGGAAGGCACCCTCAACGCGAATTTGACCAGTGGTCAGATCGAGGTGTTATGCCACGAGCTGACGGTACTCAATGCATCAGTGACGCCGCCGTTCCAGCTGGACGACGAGAACCTGTCGGAGACCACACGTCTGACGCATCGCGTACTGGACCTGCGCCGGCCGCAGATGCAGCACAACCTGCGCCTGCGCTACCGTGTCGCAATGGAGTCGCGCAAGTACCTGGACGAGCAGGGGTTCATCGACATCGAGACGCCGATGCTCACGAAGAGCACGCCGGAAGGCGCACGCGACTACCTGGTGCCGTCGCGCGTGAACGCAGGGATGTTCTTCGCGTTGCCGCAGTCGCCGCAGCTGTTCAAGCAGCTGCTGATGGTGGCGAACTTTGACCGGTATTATCAAATCACGAAATGCTTTCGCGACGAGGACCTGCGCGCGGACCGGCAGCCGGAGTTCACGCAGATCGACTGCGAGACGTCGTTCTTGAACGAGCAGGAGATCCGCGACCTATTCGAGGCGATGATTCGCCATGTGTTCAAGGCGACGATCAACGTCGAGCTTGCCGATCCATTCCCGGTCATGCAGCATGCGGAAGCGATGCGCCGCTTCGGCTCGGACAAGCCCGACCTGCGCGTGAAGCTAGAATTCACCGAGTTGACCGACGTGATGAAGGACGTCGATTTCAAGGTGTTCAGCACGCCGGCGAACACGAAGGACGGCCGGGTGGCCGCGCTGCGCGTGCCCAACGGAGCGGAGCTGACGCGTGGCGATATCGACGGCTATACGGACTTCGTGCGCATCTATGGTGCAAAGGGTCTTGCGTGGATCAAGGTCAACGAGGTGGCCAAGGGGCGCGACGGCTTGCAAAGCCCGATCGTGAAGAACCTGCATGATGCGTGCATTGCGGCAATCCTCGAGCGCACCGGCGCGCAGGACGGCGACATCCTTTTCTTCGGCGCGGACCGCGCCAAGGTGGTCAACGACAGTCTCAGTGCGCTGCGGTTAAAAATTGGCCACTCGGCGTTCGGCCGCAGTGCCGGACTGGTCGAGCAGGGCTGGAAACCGCTGTGGGTCATCGATTTCCCAATGTTCGATTACGACGACGAGGATAATCGCTGGGTTGCCGCGCATCACCCGTTCACCAGCCCAAAGGACGAACACCTCGAATATCTCGAGGTTGATCCGGGTCGTTGCCTTGCAAAAGCGTACGACATGGTGCTCAACGGCTGGGAAATTGGCGGCGGTTCGGTGCGGATCCATCGCGAAGACGTGCAAAGCAAGGTGTTCCGCGCGCTGAAGATCGGCCCGGAGGAAGCGCGTGCGAAATTTGGCTTCTTGCTCGACGCGTTGCAATACGGCGCGCCGCCGCACGGTGGCATTGCATTCGGCCTGGACCGGATCGTCACGATGATGGCCGGCGCGGATTCGATTCGCGACGTGATCGCGTTCCCGAAGACCCAGCGTGCGCAGTGCCTGCTCACGCAAGCGCCGAGCGAGGTGGATGAGCGTCAATTGCGCGACCTGCATATCCGGCTGCGCAACGCCGAGCCGGTGAACGCGTAG
- the nudB gene encoding dihydroneopterin triphosphate diphosphatase, producing MSRPFKIPESVLVVIHTAKLDVLVLERADRSGFWQSVTGSKDTPDEPLALTAAREVFEETGIAVGTAQVPADALLDWCHAIEYEIYPQWRYRYAPGVKRNIEHWFSLCVPQSIEITLAPREHVAYAWLPYRDAAARCFSASNRDAILQLPGRLAAS from the coding sequence ATGTCCCGGCCGTTTAAGATCCCGGAGTCGGTGCTGGTGGTGATTCACACCGCCAAGCTGGACGTGCTGGTCCTCGAACGCGCCGATCGCTCCGGTTTCTGGCAATCGGTGACTGGTTCGAAGGACACGCCCGACGAGCCGCTTGCGCTGACCGCGGCACGCGAAGTGTTCGAGGAGACAGGCATCGCGGTTGGCACGGCGCAGGTGCCGGCCGACGCGCTGCTCGATTGGTGCCATGCGATCGAGTACGAGATCTACCCGCAATGGCGCTATCGCTATGCGCCCGGCGTGAAGCGTAATATCGAGCACTGGTTTAGCCTCTGCGTGCCGCAATCCATTGAGATCACGCTGGCACCGCGTGAGCACGTCGCGTATGCGTGGCTGCCTTACCGGGACGCCGCGGCGCGTTGTTTTTCGGCATCGAATCGCGACGCGATCCTGCAGTTGCCGGGGCGACTCGCTGCCAGTTAA
- a CDS encoding phospholipase D-like domain-containing protein, whose translation MVATIRRLVRLRQTMLDGHRKPRLRFTAGNDVRIFGSGTALFDALIERIDAAEHEVALETYIFRDDPCGARVSAALARAAARGVHVRVIIDGIGTPRSELLRAWHDAGIEHRIYNPGVFSIRFGFSRTHRKLAAVDRRYGFCGGHNVIDDRLEAGQPLPFARWDYSAEVIGPAVVDLVEAFDLQWRRIDQARIPPPPAVPHERLAHGPGGAPVTDAAAARCLTAAGRDPPGEATPRPARARRRALGALDTPADVPQVAFVARDNVNNRRAIERAYRLAIRQARDEILVANPYFVPGRRMRRELVRAARRGVRVSLVIGRNEFVALDYAVPFLYQSLLRVGIRIAEYDRTMLHGKVAVVDGVWGTIGSSNLDALSLVLNHEANLVLFRHPEVAGIRAAILEAVEQSRAIDPQRYASRPWLVRVANWIAYNGYWLAMKLLTIGSYD comes from the coding sequence ATGGTGGCCACCATCAGGCGTCTGGTTCGGCTTCGACAGACGATGCTGGATGGCCATCGTAAGCCTCGGTTGCGCTTTACCGCCGGCAATGACGTGCGGATCTTTGGATCCGGCACCGCGCTGTTCGATGCGTTGATTGAGCGAATTGACGCGGCCGAACACGAGGTCGCGCTCGAGACGTATATTTTCCGCGACGATCCATGCGGCGCGCGCGTCAGCGCGGCGCTGGCGCGTGCCGCCGCGAGGGGCGTGCACGTGCGGGTGATCATCGACGGCATCGGCACTCCGCGCAGTGAATTGCTACGTGCATGGCACGATGCCGGCATCGAGCACCGTATCTACAATCCGGGCGTCTTCAGTATCCGCTTCGGATTTTCCCGCACCCATCGCAAGCTGGCTGCCGTCGATCGACGCTATGGTTTTTGCGGCGGACACAACGTCATAGACGACCGGCTGGAAGCGGGCCAACCGTTGCCGTTTGCCCGATGGGACTATTCGGCTGAGGTGATCGGTCCCGCCGTCGTGGATCTGGTCGAGGCGTTCGACCTGCAATGGCGACGTATCGACCAAGCTCGGATTCCGCCGCCGCCAGCAGTGCCGCACGAACGTCTGGCGCACGGACCGGGCGGCGCCCCGGTAACCGATGCCGCGGCAGCCCGCTGCTTAACTGCCGCTGGCCGGGACCCTCCCGGCGAGGCCACGCCGCGTCCCGCTCGGGCGCGCCGCCGTGCGCTCGGGGCGCTTGACACGCCGGCAGACGTACCGCAGGTCGCGTTTGTCGCACGCGATAACGTCAATAATCGACGCGCGATTGAGCGTGCCTATCGGCTGGCGATTCGGCAGGCGCGGGACGAGATCCTAGTGGCTAACCCGTACTTCGTGCCCGGCCGCCGGATGCGCCGCGAGTTGGTCCGCGCAGCACGCCGTGGCGTGCGGGTGTCATTGGTGATCGGACGCAACGAATTTGTCGCGCTGGACTACGCGGTGCCGTTTCTCTATCAGTCGTTGCTGCGCGTGGGTATCCGGATTGCCGAATATGACCGTACGATGCTGCATGGCAAAGTCGCGGTGGTGGATGGCGTTTGGGGCACGATCGGATCATCCAACCTCGATGCGTTATCGCTGGTGCTCAACCATGAAGCCAATCTAGTGTTGTTCCGGCATCCCGAGGTGGCCGGCATACGCGCGGCCATCCTCGAGGCTGTGGAACAATCGCGCGCCATCGACCCGCAGCGTTACGCATCGCGGCCGTGGCTGGTGCGAGTGGCGAACTGGATTGCGTACAACGGATATTGGCTCGCCATGAAGCTGCTCACCATCGGCAGCTACGATTGA
- a CDS encoding TetR/AcrR family transcriptional regulator — protein MRKGEQTRAAILDAALALASRDGLEGLTIGLLAERMQMSKSGVFAHFGSREDLQVEVIREYHQRFEQEVFFPAIREPRGLPRLRALVGRWMEKRIQEVTTGCIYISGAVEYDDRAASAVREELARSVSTWRGTLIRAILQAKDEGHLRADTDPRLMLFELYSVTLGLHHDARFLRLPDAVEVAWRVLDKVFVSYQSDAGR, from the coding sequence ATACGAAAAGGCGAACAAACCCGTGCGGCGATTCTGGATGCTGCGTTGGCCCTGGCGAGCCGGGATGGGCTCGAGGGGTTGACGATCGGTCTGCTGGCCGAGCGCATGCAGATGAGTAAGAGCGGTGTGTTCGCGCACTTCGGTTCGCGCGAGGATTTGCAAGTTGAGGTGATCCGGGAATACCACCAGCGCTTCGAACAGGAAGTGTTCTTCCCGGCGATCCGGGAGCCGCGCGGGTTGCCGCGCCTTAGGGCGCTGGTTGGCCGATGGATGGAGAAGCGGATCCAAGAGGTCACCACGGGTTGCATCTACATCAGTGGTGCCGTCGAGTACGATGATCGAGCCGCCAGCGCCGTGCGCGAGGAACTCGCACGCAGCGTCAGTACTTGGCGCGGCACGCTGATCCGTGCCATCTTGCAAGCCAAGGATGAAGGGCATCTGCGTGCAGACACCGACCCGCGGCTAATGCTGTTCGAGTTGTACAGCGTGACGCTCGGGCTGCACCACGATGCGCGTTTCCTGCGCTTGCCGGATGCGGTCGAGGTCGCGTGGCGGGTGCTCGACAAAGTTTTTGTATCGTATCAAAGCGACGCTGGTCGCTGA
- a CDS encoding acyl-CoA dehydrogenase C-terminal domain-containing protein, whose protein sequence is MGQYAAPLRDMQFVLHELLNVEAELKQLPKHADLDADTINAVLQEAGKFCSEVLFPLNQVGDQQGCTYVGDGVVTTPEGFKQAYQQYVEAGWPALGCDPAYGGQGLPAFVNNALYEMLNSANQAWTMYPGLSHGAYECLHAHGTPELQQQYLPKLVSGQWTGTMCLTEPHCGTDLGILRTRAEPNGDGSYSITGTKIFISSGEHDLADNIVHLVLARLPDAPAGTKGISLFIVPKFIPDDNGEPGQRNGVKCGSIEHKMGIHGNATCVINLDDAKGWMVGEPNKGLNAMFVMMNAARLGVGMQGLGLTEVAYQNSLAYARQRLQMRSLSGPKAPDKAADPIIVHPDVRRMLLTQKAYVEAGRAFTYWAALQIDKELSHEDEAVRRDAADLVALLTPVIKAFLTDNAFEATNNAMQVFGGHGYIAEWGMEQYVRDARINMIYEGTNTIQSLDLLGRKVLGDMGAKLKKFGKLVQDFVEAEGINPDMQEFVNPLADIGEKVQKLTMEIGMKAMQSPDEVGAAAVPYLRTVGHFVFSYFWARMARLALDKQGSGDPFYRSKLATARFYFAKLLPETAFTIRAARAGAKPLTEIDEALF, encoded by the coding sequence ATGGGACAGTACGCCGCACCGTTGCGCGATATGCAATTCGTGTTGCACGAATTGCTGAACGTCGAAGCCGAACTGAAGCAACTGCCTAAGCACGCGGATCTGGATGCCGATACGATCAATGCGGTGCTGCAGGAGGCGGGCAAGTTCTGCTCCGAGGTCCTGTTTCCGTTGAACCAGGTTGGCGACCAGCAGGGTTGCACGTACGTCGGCGACGGCGTGGTGACCACGCCCGAGGGCTTCAAGCAAGCGTACCAGCAGTATGTCGAGGCCGGATGGCCGGCGCTAGGCTGCGATCCGGCCTATGGCGGCCAGGGCTTGCCCGCGTTCGTGAACAACGCGCTGTACGAGATGCTCAATTCGGCGAACCAAGCATGGACCATGTATCCTGGCCTGTCGCACGGCGCGTATGAATGCCTGCACGCGCACGGCACGCCCGAGCTTCAGCAGCAGTACCTGCCAAAGCTGGTATCCGGTCAATGGACCGGCACGATGTGCCTGACCGAGCCGCATTGCGGCACCGACCTCGGGATCCTACGCACGCGGGCCGAGCCCAACGGCGACGGTTCGTACTCGATCACCGGCACGAAAATCTTCATTTCGAGTGGCGAGCACGACCTCGCCGACAACATCGTCCACCTGGTGCTCGCGCGGTTGCCGGACGCGCCGGCGGGGACCAAGGGCATTTCATTGTTCATCGTGCCCAAGTTCATCCCGGACGACAACGGCGAGCCTGGGCAGCGCAACGGCGTCAAGTGTGGCTCGATCGAGCACAAGATGGGTATCCATGGCAATGCGACGTGTGTAATTAACCTGGATGATGCCAAGGGCTGGATGGTCGGCGAGCCGAACAAGGGCTTGAATGCGATGTTCGTGATGATGAATGCGGCGCGGCTTGGCGTGGGCATGCAAGGCCTGGGGCTGACCGAGGTCGCGTACCAGAACTCGCTCGCCTACGCAAGGCAGCGGCTGCAGATGCGCTCGCTCAGCGGTCCGAAAGCGCCGGACAAAGCGGCCGATCCGATCATCGTACACCCAGATGTGCGGCGCATGTTGTTGACGCAGAAGGCCTATGTCGAGGCGGGTCGCGCGTTCACGTACTGGGCGGCTTTGCAGATCGACAAAGAGCTGTCGCACGAGGACGAGGCGGTGCGTCGGGATGCGGCCGACCTGGTGGCGTTGCTCACACCGGTCATCAAGGCGTTCCTGACCGACAACGCGTTCGAGGCGACCAACAACGCCATGCAGGTGTTTGGCGGCCATGGCTATATCGCTGAATGGGGCATGGAGCAATATGTGCGCGATGCGCGTATCAACATGATCTACGAAGGCACCAACACGATTCAGTCGCTGGACCTGTTGGGGCGCAAGGTGCTCGGCGACATGGGCGCGAAGCTGAAGAAGTTTGGCAAGCTCGTGCAGGATTTTGTCGAGGCCGAGGGCATCAACCCCGACATGCAGGAGTTCGTCAATCCGCTGGCGGATATCGGCGAGAAGGTACAGAAGCTGACGATGGAAATCGGCATGAAGGCGATGCAGAGCCCGGACGAAGTCGGCGCCGCGGCGGTACCGTACCTGCGCACGGTCGGGCATTTCGTGTTCTCGTACTTCTGGGCGCGCATGGCCCGTCTGGCGCTGGACAAGCAGGGTAGCGGTGACCCATTCTACCGGTCCAAGCTCGCGACCGCGCGGTTCTACTTCGCGAAGCTGTTGCCCGAGACGGCTTTCACGATCCGCGCTGCGCGTGCCGGCGCCAAGCCGCTGACCGAGATCGACGAAGCGCTGTTTTAA
- a CDS encoding 3-hydroxyacyl-CoA dehydrogenase/enoyl-CoA hydratase family protein — protein sequence MSNLIIRKVAVLGAGVMGAQIAAHLINAKVPVLLFDLPAKEGPKNGIALNAIEHLKKLSPAPLGVKGDAAHIVAANYEDDLDKLRECDLVIEAIAERMDWKHDLYKKVSPYIGEKAIFATNTSGLSIIRLSEGLSDDLKARFCGVHFFNPPRYMHLVELIPTEHTRPEVLDQLETVLTSVVGKGVVRAKDTPNFIANRVGIFSILAVIAEAAKFGLRFDEVDDLTGSRLGRAKSATFRTADVVGLDTMAHVIKTMQDNLADDPFFPVYQTPPVLAALVAKGALGQKSGAGFYKKEGKAIKVLDAKTGEYVDSGAKADELVARILKRAPAERLKLLRESTHPQAQFLWSIFRDVYHYIAVHLESIADNARDVDLAIRWGFGWNEGPFEGWQAAGWKQVAQWVQEDIRAGKALADVVLPAWVLDGPVGEQGGVHTAQGSWSPARRTFVPRSTLPVYRKQVFRASLVGEASNDPRTYGKTVFETDVVRAWVDERAGEDDVLILSFKSKMNTIGPSVIDGITQAIDVAEQQYKALVIWQPTSLKLGAPGGPFSAGANLEEAMPAFMMGGAQGIEPFVQKFQQGMLRVKYANVPVISAASGIALGGGCELLLHSAKRVAHVETYIGLVEVGVGLVPAGGGLKEAALRAAQAATDAGATGNLLQFLQKPFEAAAMAKVSSSAHEARTLGYLKPSDTIVFNVHELLDTAKNEARALAAAGYRPPLPANAIPVAGRSAISTIKASLVNMRDGRFISEHDFLIACRIAEVICGGDVEAGSTVDEAWLLALERRAFVALLGTQKTQERIMGMLQTGKPVRN from the coding sequence GTGAGCAATCTGATCATTCGCAAGGTGGCGGTGCTGGGCGCCGGCGTGATGGGCGCGCAAATCGCGGCGCACCTGATCAACGCGAAGGTGCCGGTGCTGCTGTTCGACCTGCCCGCGAAGGAGGGGCCCAAGAACGGCATCGCGCTCAACGCGATTGAGCACCTGAAAAAGCTGTCGCCGGCGCCGCTCGGCGTGAAGGGCGATGCCGCGCATATCGTTGCCGCCAACTACGAGGACGATCTGGACAAGCTGCGCGAGTGCGACCTGGTGATCGAGGCGATCGCCGAGCGCATGGACTGGAAGCACGATTTATACAAGAAGGTGTCCCCGTATATCGGCGAGAAGGCGATCTTCGCGACCAATACGTCGGGGCTGTCGATTATCCGGCTCTCGGAAGGCTTGTCCGATGACCTGAAAGCGCGCTTTTGCGGCGTGCACTTTTTCAATCCACCGCGGTACATGCATCTGGTCGAATTGATTCCGACCGAGCATACGCGCCCGGAGGTACTTGATCAACTCGAGACCGTGCTCACCAGCGTGGTCGGCAAGGGCGTGGTGCGTGCCAAGGACACACCAAACTTCATTGCGAACCGTGTTGGCATCTTCTCGATCCTCGCGGTGATCGCCGAGGCAGCCAAGTTCGGACTGCGCTTTGACGAAGTCGATGACCTGACCGGCTCACGGCTAGGCCGCGCAAAGTCGGCCACGTTCCGTACCGCCGACGTGGTTGGCCTGGATACGATGGCGCACGTCATTAAGACGATGCAGGACAACCTGGCCGACGATCCGTTCTTCCCGGTTTACCAGACACCGCCGGTGCTCGCCGCGCTGGTGGCCAAGGGAGCGCTCGGACAAAAGAGCGGCGCAGGGTTCTATAAGAAGGAAGGCAAGGCCATCAAGGTGCTGGACGCGAAGACCGGCGAGTACGTGGACAGTGGCGCCAAGGCCGACGAGCTGGTCGCCCGCATCTTAAAGCGTGCGCCCGCTGAGCGGCTGAAGCTGTTGCGCGAGTCCACGCATCCGCAGGCGCAATTCCTGTGGTCGATCTTCCGTGATGTGTACCACTATATTGCCGTGCACCTTGAATCGATCGCCGATAACGCGCGCGACGTCGACTTGGCGATCCGCTGGGGCTTTGGTTGGAACGAGGGGCCGTTCGAAGGGTGGCAGGCCGCCGGCTGGAAGCAGGTTGCCCAATGGGTCCAGGAAGACATCCGCGCCGGCAAGGCATTGGCCGACGTGGTGCTGCCGGCATGGGTGCTGGACGGCCCTGTTGGGGAGCAGGGCGGCGTGCATACCGCGCAGGGCTCGTGGTCGCCGGCGCGGCGCACGTTCGTGCCGCGTAGCACGCTGCCGGTCTACCGCAAGCAGGTGTTCCGTGCATCGCTGGTTGGCGAGGCCAGCAACGATCCGCGCACGTATGGCAAGACGGTGTTCGAGACCGACGTGGTGCGCGCATGGGTCGACGAGCGGGCCGGCGAGGACGACGTGCTGATTCTGTCGTTCAAGTCGAAGATGAATACGATCGGGCCGAGTGTGATCGACGGAATCACGCAGGCGATCGACGTTGCTGAACAGCAATACAAGGCGCTGGTGATCTGGCAGCCGACGTCGCTGAAGCTCGGCGCGCCGGGCGGCCCGTTCTCCGCTGGCGCAAATCTTGAGGAAGCGATGCCCGCGTTCATGATGGGTGGCGCCCAGGGCATTGAGCCATTCGTGCAAAAATTCCAGCAGGGCATGCTGCGTGTGAAGTACGCGAATGTGCCGGTGATATCGGCCGCGTCGGGCATTGCGCTGGGAGGCGGTTGTGAACTGCTGCTGCATAGCGCTAAGCGCGTCGCCCACGTGGAGACCTATATCGGGCTGGTCGAGGTCGGCGTGGGGCTGGTGCCGGCCGGCGGCGGGCTCAAGGAGGCGGCGCTGCGCGCGGCTCAGGCCGCAACTGATGCGGGAGCGACGGGCAATCTGCTGCAGTTCCTGCAAAAGCCTTTCGAGGCAGCGGCGATGGCGAAAGTGTCGTCGTCCGCGCACGAGGCGCGCACGCTGGGTTATCTGAAGCCGTCTGACACGATTGTCTTTAATGTGCACGAATTGCTCGACACCGCAAAGAACGAAGCACGCGCGCTGGCAGCGGCCGGCTATCGCCCGCCGCTGCCAGCCAACGCGATTCCGGTGGCGGGACGTTCGGCAATTTCAACCATCAAGGCGTCGTTGGTCAACATGCGCGATGGACGCTTTATCAGCGAACATGATTTCCTGATCGCCTGCCGCATCGCCGAGGTAATCTGCGGTGGGGACGTTGAAGCAGGCAGTACTGTTGATGAGGCGTGGCTGCTCGCGCTCGAGCGCCGTGCGTTCGTTGCGCTGCTCGGCACGCAGAAGACGCAGGAACGGATCATGGGCATGCTGCAGACCGGCAAGCCGGTGCGCAATTAA
- a CDS encoding acetyl-CoA C-acyltransferase, translating to MSKQVQDAYIVAASRTPIGKAPRGALRHTRPDELLTHAIRSALAQVPALDTKLIEDAIVGCAIPEAEQGLNVARIGALLAGLPPSVGGVTVNRFCASGMTALAMAADRIRVGEAEVMLAGGCESMSMVPIMGNKPSLPPPIFDADENIGIAYGMGLTAERVAQRWEVSREAQDEFSLRSHQKALAAQQAGEFADEIAPYTVTDRMPDLASGRIVVNPREIALDEGPRADTTLEGLGKLKAVFANKGTVTAGNSSQTSDGAGALVVVSEKILKQFNLTPLARFVSFAVRGVPPEIMGIGPKEAIPAALKAAGLALQDIDWIELNEAFAAQALAVIGDLGLDPAKVNPLGGAIALGHPLGATGAIRAATVVHGLRRRKQKYGMVTMCVGTGMGAAGILERV from the coding sequence ATGAGCAAACAAGTGCAAGATGCCTACATCGTCGCGGCTAGCCGCACGCCGATTGGCAAGGCGCCGCGCGGTGCTTTGCGCCATACGCGCCCTGACGAGTTGCTGACTCACGCGATCCGCTCGGCCCTCGCGCAGGTGCCAGCACTCGATACGAAGCTGATCGAGGATGCCATCGTCGGCTGTGCGATCCCGGAGGCGGAGCAGGGCCTGAACGTCGCGCGCATCGGCGCGCTGCTGGCAGGCCTACCGCCCAGCGTCGGCGGCGTTACGGTGAATCGCTTTTGCGCGTCCGGCATGACCGCGTTGGCGATGGCGGCCGATCGCATCCGTGTCGGCGAAGCGGAGGTGATGCTCGCCGGCGGCTGCGAGTCGATGAGCATGGTGCCGATAATGGGCAACAAGCCTTCGTTGCCGCCACCTATCTTCGATGCCGACGAGAATATAGGCATTGCCTATGGAATGGGGCTGACCGCCGAGCGTGTGGCACAGCGCTGGGAAGTGTCACGCGAGGCGCAGGATGAGTTCTCGCTGCGCTCGCACCAAAAGGCGTTGGCCGCTCAGCAGGCGGGCGAATTTGCCGACGAAATTGCGCCGTACACGGTGACGGACCGCATGCCGGATCTGGCGAGTGGCCGGATCGTCGTGAACCCACGTGAGATCGCGCTGGACGAAGGGCCTCGTGCCGACACGACGCTGGAAGGGCTCGGCAAGCTCAAAGCCGTGTTCGCGAACAAGGGCACGGTGACGGCCGGCAACAGCTCGCAGACCTCGGATGGCGCCGGTGCGCTGGTCGTGGTGTCGGAGAAGATCCTCAAGCAATTCAACCTCACACCGCTGGCGCGCTTCGTGAGCTTTGCGGTGCGCGGCGTGCCGCCGGAGATCATGGGCATCGGCCCAAAGGAAGCCATTCCGGCCGCGCTGAAGGCCGCCGGCCTGGCACTGCAGGACATTGACTGGATCGAACTGAACGAGGCGTTTGCCGCGCAGGCGCTGGCGGTGATTGGTGATCTGGGGCTTGACCCGGCCAAGGTGAACCCGCTGGGTGGCGCGATCGCGTTGGGTCACCCGTTGGGCGCCACGGGGGCGATCCGCGCCGCTACGGTCGTGCACGGGCTGCGTCGGCGCAAGCAAAAGTACGGCATGGTGACGATGTGCGTTGGTACTGGCATGGGGGCTGCCGGTATCCTCGAACGGGTATAA